One window from the genome of Flavobacterium agricola encodes:
- a CDS encoding helix-turn-helix transcriptional regulator: MEKNGEKYYITDVDLDASSIYCHHDLMGELLIPTHSHEKDQFLYTEGGIVYVTTELRNYFLPARHFIWIPAGVKHSIHPSSEDVIMRNLYFPKEKGDIAFYKSEGIYPVNDILLQMIMFTNRWNGDLRKGSRNYTIAKAIKAILPEICHNILPLSLPYPKDDRLIKIIEYIDSHIDEYLLFSELSAKFGFTERSLHRLFQKDMGMSFIQYFTVRRMLRAIELLLEQRLPINEVAQAVGYTSTPTFSNTFNKVLGQRPSDYLNKLEILRKV; this comes from the coding sequence ATGGAAAAAAACGGAGAAAAATACTATATAACAGATGTTGATCTAGATGCATCAAGCATTTATTGTCACCATGATTTGATGGGGGAACTTTTAATTCCTACACACAGCCATGAAAAAGATCAGTTCTTATATACAGAAGGCGGTATTGTATATGTAACGACAGAATTAAGAAATTATTTTTTACCTGCTCGACATTTTATCTGGATTCCGGCTGGAGTTAAGCATTCTATTCATCCAAGTTCTGAAGATGTAATTATGCGTAACCTTTATTTTCCGAAAGAAAAAGGGGATATTGCATTTTATAAATCGGAAGGAATTTACCCAGTAAACGACATTTTATTACAAATGATTATGTTTACGAACCGTTGGAATGGGGATTTGCGCAAAGGTTCTAGAAATTATACCATCGCTAAAGCTATTAAAGCTATTTTACCAGAAATTTGCCATAATATTTTACCATTATCGTTACCGTATCCAAAAGATGATCGTTTGATAAAGATAATTGAGTACATAGATTCACATATTGACGAGTACTTATTGTTTTCTGAATTGTCAGCAAAATTTGGCTTTACAGAGCGATCGCTACACAGATTGTTTCAAAAAGATATGGGTATGTCTTTTATTCAGTATTTCACTGTTAGGCGCATGCTACGCGCTATTGAATTACTTTTAGAGCAACGCCTACCAATTAATGAGGTTGCACAAGCCGTTGGTTATACAAGTACTCCAACATTTAGCAATACGTTTAATAAAGTTTTAGGACAACGCCCAAGCGATTATTTAAATAAGTTAGAAATTTTACGAAAAGTATAA
- a CDS encoding succinate CoA transferase: MSLERIKYESFKNLVVSAEETAQFFKNGMTVGSSGFTRGGDSKVVLKALAERAKNEDLKITLLTGASLGHGTDAALSESNALTKRLPFQVDNVLRKAINQGEVLFIDQHLSESSEQIMDGIWNLDIGILEVSEILEDGSLVFTTSIGNNVAIAEYADKLILEINTAIPKNIKGLHDIVSVPKYPNRKPIEILKADDRIGTESLKIDPSKVIAIVFHDIEDAPGDIQPADEATTAIANNIIKFFENEVAQGKLTKSLMPLQCGIGKVANAVLDGLQNSDFEDLVMYSEVLQDSTFNLIDSGKMNFASACSMTLSQACYDRVIANLDHYKSKIMLRPQNISNSVEVIRRLGIIGINTSLECDIYGNVNSTHVLGKNMMNGIGGSGDFARNAYISIFVTAATAKNGNISSIVPMVSHHDHTEHDVDVIVTDQGVADLRGLAPRERALVIINNCAHPDYRADLLDYYNRAAGFGGHTPHILSEAFSFHQRLSETGSMKKQLATTVS, translated from the coding sequence ATGAGTTTGGAAAGGATAAAATACGAATCTTTTAAAAATTTAGTAGTTTCTGCAGAAGAAACAGCTCAGTTTTTTAAAAACGGAATGACCGTTGGTTCATCGGGATTTACCCGTGGAGGAGATTCTAAAGTTGTTTTAAAAGCTTTAGCAGAAAGAGCTAAAAATGAAGATCTTAAAATAACTTTATTAACCGGAGCATCATTAGGACATGGTACCGATGCTGCTTTGTCAGAAAGTAATGCATTAACCAAACGTTTACCATTTCAGGTAGATAATGTATTACGTAAAGCCATAAACCAAGGAGAAGTTTTGTTTATTGATCAGCACTTAAGCGAATCTAGCGAACAAATTATGGATGGCATTTGGAATTTAGATATTGGAATTTTAGAAGTTTCAGAAATTCTTGAAGACGGATCTTTGGTTTTTACCACTTCAATCGGAAATAACGTAGCTATTGCCGAATATGCTGACAAACTTATCTTAGAAATTAATACCGCTATTCCTAAAAATATTAAAGGATTGCACGATATAGTTTCAGTTCCAAAATATCCAAATCGTAAACCAATTGAAATATTAAAGGCAGATGACAGAATTGGAACCGAAAGTTTAAAAATAGATCCTAGTAAAGTAATTGCCATTGTTTTTCATGATATTGAAGATGCACCAGGTGATATTCAGCCAGCCGATGAAGCAACAACTGCAATTGCAAACAATATTATTAAGTTTTTTGAAAACGAAGTTGCTCAAGGCAAATTAACCAAATCATTAATGCCTTTACAATGCGGTATTGGTAAAGTTGCTAATGCTGTTTTAGATGGTTTACAAAACTCTGATTTTGAAGATTTAGTAATGTACTCTGAAGTTTTACAAGATTCAACTTTTAACTTAATTGATTCTGGAAAAATGAATTTTGCATCGGCTTGTTCTATGACGCTTTCTCAAGCTTGTTACGATCGGGTTATTGCTAATCTAGATCATTACAAATCTAAAATCATGTTACGCCCGCAAAACATTTCTAATTCAGTTGAAGTTATTCGTCGTTTAGGAATTATCGGAATTAATACCTCGTTAGAATGCGATATTTACGGAAACGTAAATTCAACTCATGTTTTAGGTAAAAATATGATGAATGGTATTGGCGGCTCGGGCGATTTTGCACGTAATGCTTACATTTCAATATTTGTAACCGCAGCAACCGCTAAAAACGGAAATATTTCTTCAATCGTTCCTATGGTCTCGCATCACGATCATACCGAGCATGATGTTGATGTTATTGTAACCGATCAAGGCGTTGCCGATTTACGTGGATTAGCACCACGCGAACGTGCTTTAGTTATTATAAACAATTGTGCACATCCAGATTACAGAGCTGATTTATTAGATTATTATAATCGAGCGGCTGGATTTGGCGGGCACACACCACATATTTTAAGCGAAGCTTTTTCTTTTCATCAACGTTTATCAGAAACCGGTAGTATGAAAAAACAGCTTGCCACTACGGTATCATAA
- a CDS encoding acetyl-CoA C-acyltransferase, whose protein sequence is MSKKVVIVSAVRTPIGSFLGSLASVPATQLGATAIQGALAKINLDPKYVDEVLMGNVIQAGEGQAPARQAALKAGIPNTVPCTTVNKVCASGMKAVMQGAQAILLGDADVVVAGGMENMSQIPHYVHMRNGVKFGPSTLIDGLQKDGLLDAYDNNAMGVSADLCAEKYKYTREQQDEFAIGSYKKSAAAWEAGKFNDEIVPVEVPQRRGEPIIFAKDEEFTNVKLDKIPSLSPAFTKTGTVTAANASTINDGAAALVLMSEEKAKELNLKPLAYLVSYADAAHEPQFFTTAPAKALPKALEKANLKTTDIDYFEFNEAFSVVGMVNTDLLKLDATKVNVNGGAVSLGHPLGCSGARILVTLVHVLQQNNGKYGAAAICNGGGGASAVVLQKA, encoded by the coding sequence ATGAGTAAAAAAGTTGTAATTGTATCGGCTGTTAGAACACCTATTGGTTCTTTTCTAGGATCTTTAGCATCAGTTCCTGCAACACAATTAGGAGCAACTGCAATACAAGGTGCACTAGCTAAAATTAATTTAGATCCTAAATATGTGGATGAAGTTTTAATGGGTAATGTAATTCAGGCAGGCGAAGGACAAGCGCCAGCAAGACAAGCTGCATTAAAAGCTGGAATTCCAAACACGGTACCTTGTACTACCGTAAACAAAGTTTGTGCCTCAGGTATGAAAGCAGTTATGCAAGGTGCTCAAGCAATTTTATTAGGCGATGCTGACGTTGTAGTTGCTGGTGGAATGGAAAATATGAGTCAAATACCACATTACGTACATATGCGTAACGGTGTTAAGTTTGGCCCATCTACTTTAATAGATGGCTTACAAAAAGACGGTCTTTTAGATGCGTATGATAATAATGCAATGGGTGTTTCTGCAGATTTATGTGCTGAAAAGTATAAGTATACCCGTGAACAGCAAGATGAATTTGCTATAGGATCTTACAAAAAATCGGCTGCAGCATGGGAAGCAGGTAAATTTAATGATGAAATTGTTCCGGTAGAAGTTCCTCAACGTCGTGGAGAACCAATTATTTTTGCTAAAGATGAAGAATTTACTAACGTTAAATTAGATAAAATACCTAGCTTATCACCGGCTTTCACTAAAACTGGTACCGTAACTGCTGCTAATGCATCGACAATTAATGATGGTGCTGCCGCTTTGGTACTAATGAGCGAAGAAAAAGCTAAAGAACTTAATTTAAAACCACTAGCCTATCTTGTTTCATATGCTGATGCAGCGCATGAACCTCAGTTTTTTACAACTGCGCCAGCAAAAGCTTTACCAAAAGCTTTAGAAAAAGCAAATTTAAAAACTACTGACATAGATTATTTTGAATTTAACGAAGCTTTTTCTGTTGTAGGTATGGTAAATACCGATTTACTTAAATTAGATGCAACAAAAGTAAATGTTAACGGAGGCGCTGTATCTTTAGGGCATCCGCTAGGTTGTTCTGGTGCTCGTATCTTAGTAACCTTAGTTCATGTTTTACAACAAAACAACGGAAAATACGGAGCTGCAGCAATTTGCAACGGCGGCGGCGGCGCATCTGCTGTGGTACTTCAAAAAGCCTAA
- a CDS encoding substrate-binding domain-containing protein: MKTVKIVGVPEHFNLPWHLCIENDEFGEFGIDLQWTDVPEGTGKMCDMLANNETDFAIILTEGIIKNIATTNSSYIVQTYVKSPLLWGIHADYNAPYQSIADLEGKTAAISRFGSGSHLMSVVNANLQNWDINQLNFEVVNTIDNAVVALQNKTADYFMWERFMTKPMVDAKVFKKIGECPTPWPSFVVAVRKQFYDESTAVVEQILEIINNTTCEFKIIPSIDKTLASRYNLEVKDVQEWLSLTQWSQKKFDQKSFNLVVNQLSDLNLIQHKPSYQEFVK, translated from the coding sequence ATGAAAACCGTTAAAATAGTTGGAGTTCCAGAGCATTTTAATTTGCCTTGGCACTTGTGTATAGAAAATGATGAATTTGGTGAGTTTGGTATTGATTTACAATGGACAGATGTACCAGAAGGCACCGGAAAAATGTGTGATATGTTAGCAAACAACGAAACTGATTTTGCTATTATATTAACCGAAGGCATCATTAAAAACATAGCAACTACAAATTCTTCTTATATCGTACAAACCTACGTTAAATCACCTTTATTGTGGGGTATTCACGCCGATTATAACGCACCATATCAGTCAATTGCAGATTTAGAGGGTAAAACAGCAGCTATTTCGCGTTTTGGTTCTGGTTCGCATCTTATGTCTGTAGTAAATGCAAACCTACAAAATTGGGACATTAACCAATTAAATTTTGAAGTTGTAAATACAATTGACAATGCCGTTGTTGCGTTACAAAATAAAACAGCAGATTATTTTATGTGGGAACGATTTATGACTAAACCTATGGTTGACGCAAAAGTTTTTAAAAAAATTGGCGAATGCCCTACTCCATGGCCTAGTTTTGTTGTTGCCGTTCGTAAGCAGTTTTATGATGAAAGCACAGCTGTTGTTGAACAAATTTTAGAAATTATAAACAACACAACTTGTGAATTTAAAATAATTCCGAGTATAGATAAAACCTTAGCTTCACGTTATAATTTAGAAGTAAAAGATGTGCAAGAATGGTTAAGCTTAACCCAATGGTCGCAAAAAAAATTCGATCAAAAATCATTTAACTTGGTGGTAAATCAGTTAAGCGATTTAAATTTAATTCAACACAAACCTTCTTATCAGGAATTCGTAAAATAA
- a CDS encoding transglutaminase codes for MPRFKVENIKKIVQKLAIPKPWDSIIILLLVVLIEIPGFIILHQNIIDPDWPFHLDRILIFIAILLGLFFLLRAVKRVLLFAIAIYLMLLGYGTLIGNYGFSNIYEDYRSMIYSMQDNPYPQDVIISRLLPFPNKNKILKAVEFTNPGVRNFAVSATTKHFSNLKGYRENRKMIQCFAVFKEVNEKWNYVNDPIGQEYIAAASESLEHFSGDCDDHAIFMSACIKAIGGTPRIIHTQGHMYPEMLIGSKADLETAIYLIKEVLFEKEAKNKQIFYHIDERDQVWLNLDYTARYPGGPFMSKEILGELTIN; via the coding sequence GTGCCCCGATTTAAAGTAGAAAATATAAAAAAAATAGTTCAAAAACTTGCTATCCCAAAACCTTGGGATAGCATTATTATATTGCTACTTGTTGTACTAATCGAGATTCCAGGATTCATCATCCTTCATCAAAATATAATTGACCCCGATTGGCCTTTTCACTTAGACCGTATCTTAATTTTTATTGCCATTCTTTTGGGTTTGTTTTTTTTATTACGTGCTGTTAAACGCGTTTTGTTATTTGCAATAGCAATTTATTTAATGCTTTTAGGTTACGGAACATTAATCGGAAACTACGGATTTTCAAACATTTACGAAGATTATCGCTCTATGATTTATAGCATGCAAGATAATCCGTACCCACAAGATGTAATTATTTCACGTCTTTTACCGTTTCCTAATAAAAACAAAATATTAAAAGCTGTAGAATTTACAAATCCGGGCGTGCGCAATTTTGCTGTTAGTGCTACAACAAAACATTTTTCTAATTTAAAAGGTTATCGCGAAAATCGTAAAATGATTCAGTGTTTTGCCGTTTTTAAAGAAGTTAATGAAAAATGGAATTATGTTAACGATCCTATCGGTCAGGAATATATTGCCGCAGCCAGCGAATCTTTAGAACATTTTTCGGGAGATTGCGACGATCATGCCATCTTCATGTCAGCTTGTATTAAAGCCATAGGTGGTACGCCGCGTATTATTCATACCCAAGGGCATATGTACCCCGAAATGCTTATTGGTTCTAAAGCAGATTTAGAAACAGCTATTTATTTAATAAAAGAAGTTTTATTTGAAAAAGAAGCCAAAAACAAACAAATTTTTTATCATATTGACGAGCGCGATCAGGTTTGGCTTAACTTAGATTATACAGCGCGTTATCCGGGTGGACCGTTTATGAGTAAAGAAATATTGGGGGAACTCACAATTAATTAA
- a CDS encoding nucleoside phosphorylase yields MEIKSSELIINPDGSVYYLNVKPQDLATNIILVGDQNRVEKVSKHFDTIEFETQKREFKTHTGTFRGKRFSVVSTGIGPDNIDIVLNELDALVNIDFKTRQIKPQLTSLNIVRFGTSGSLQANIPVDAIVASEYTIGLDNMMRSYQIDGISETAIEDAFVKHTNWDLRKGRPYVFKGSETLASKFRNIAGVHPGFTATAGGFYGPQGRVLRLPIQDADLNHKMDNFSFDGIKISNLEMETSAIYGLSKLLGHQALSLNAIIANRANGTFSEDPYKTVERLIELGLKKLAE; encoded by the coding sequence ATGGAAATAAAATCATCAGAATTAATTATAAATCCAGACGGAAGCGTTTATTATTTAAACGTAAAACCGCAAGATTTAGCTACTAATATTATTTTAGTGGGCGATCAGAACCGAGTAGAAAAAGTTTCTAAACATTTTGATACAATTGAGTTTGAAACCCAAAAGCGTGAATTTAAAACGCATACCGGAACTTTTCGAGGCAAACGTTTTTCGGTTGTTTCAACCGGCATCGGACCAGATAATATAGATATTGTATTAAATGAGTTAGATGCTTTAGTTAATATTGATTTTAAAACACGTCAAATAAAACCGCAATTAACAAGCTTAAATATTGTTCGATTCGGAACATCAGGATCGTTACAAGCAAATATTCCGGTTGATGCTATTGTAGCTTCAGAATACACCATTGGTTTAGATAACATGATGCGTTCTTATCAAATCGATGGCATCTCTGAAACAGCTATTGAAGATGCGTTTGTTAAACATACCAATTGGGATTTACGTAAAGGCCGTCCGTATGTTTTTAAAGGCAGTGAAACTTTAGCTAGTAAATTCAGAAATATTGCTGGCGTACACCCTGGCTTTACTGCAACAGCTGGTGGTTTTTATGGTCCACAAGGTCGTGTTTTACGCTTACCCATTCAAGATGCAGATTTAAACCATAAAATGGATAACTTTAGTTTTGATGGAATCAAGATTTCTAACTTAGAAATGGAAACTTCAGCCATTTACGGCTTATCTAAGCTTTTAGGGCACCAAGCATTATCTTTAAATGCCATTATTGCTAACCGTGCTAACGGAACTTTTAGTGAAGATCCGTATAAAACGGTAGAACGATTAATTGAATTAGGATTAAAAAAATTAGCGGAATAA